The Longimicrobium sp. genomic interval AGAGCATCACACAGAGGACACAGAGGACACAGAGGACACAGAGAAACTTCAATCGCGTCTTCAGTTCCTCCGTGTTCTCTGTGTCCTCTGTGTGATTCCAATCTGTTCGGAACCAGAACAATGCTCGGCAATCTGGTATCATACCGGATTCCACGATCGATCGTGCATTCGCGCCCCGAAAGGGTGTCGTCCTGAGGGGGCGTCTGCGCTAATTCGCTCTCGCACCAACGGGTTGGACGCGACCGAAGGATCTATGGCCTGCACTGCGTAGATCTTCGCAATGCGGGCCATAGATCCTTCGGCCTGCGAGCATGCGCGCGGACGCGGCTACGGTCTGGCCGGCCTCAGGATGACACCTTCTGTGATGCACATTCAATCTCGGAAATCGGTATCTCGCAGAGTCAGCAGAGTCAGCAGAGTTAGCATTGCAAGCCCCCAGGCAGTTCTCCGCTGACTCTGCTGACTCTGCGTGAGACCTTCCGGGAGCAGAATCCCGCACCGAGATTTTCCCGGCGGAACCGGCGGAAAGACGGAGGGGCCGGACGCGGCGTCCGGCCCCTCCTTGCTCGTCAGCCGGAGAACCGGCCGGTCAGAAGTCGTACTTGACGCGGGCCAGCAGCATCCGCCCGATGTTCGGCACGCCGGGGAAGGGCCGGTAGTCCTCGTTGAGCAGGTTGGTGATGCTCATCTGCAGCGAGGTGTTGCGCCGGCCGAAGGGGAGCCGGTAGCCCAGGTTCAGGTCCAGCAGCGTGAAGTCGTCCACGCAGTCCTCGGCCAGCGGGCTGGGGTTGGGCAGGTTCAGGCACAGGGTGCCCACGTACACCCCCGAGTTCACGGGGAAGCCGTTGGTGTAGCGCACCCGGAGCTCGCTGCTCAGGCCCGTGTCCTCCGAGTCGTCGTAGTTGAGCGCCAGCGTGGCCTTGCGGGTGGGGGCGTTCAGCGTCACCAGCCCGGCGCTCTGCGTCTGCCAGTGGTCCTCGCTCGCCCACGAGGCGCTGGCGTTCAGCGACCACTCCTTGCGGATCAGCACCCGGGCCGAGACGTCCCACCCCCACAGGTCCAGCGCCTCGTCCACGTTCACGTAGGTCACCAGGAGCTGCCCGCCGTTGGCGTTCACATCGGGCGAGGAGATCACGCCCACGGGGATGGTGGCGAGCCCCGGCGCGGTGGGGTTGCCGATGAGCTGCGCGGCCAGCGCGGCGGCCTGCGCCTGCGACATCCCCAGGTCGGCCATGAAGCGGGGGACCAGGAACGCGCCCAGCTGCGGGCCGTCCAGCAGCACCAGCGGGGTCTGGATGGTGAGCGGCGTCACCAGGTCTTCCTTCCGCGACCACCACACGTCGGCGGCGAGGAGGATGCGGTTGGCCAGGATCCCCTTGTAGCCGGCCTCCAGCGTGTTGGAGATCGACTCGCGGATCGGCGGCAGCTCGTCGAGCGCGAGGCTGGACAGCGGGCCGGCGTCGCCGTTGGCCACGTTCAGGAAGTTGAGCCCCACCTGCGCCGCGGTCGGGCGCAGCGCGCTGAGGTACGCCACCAGCGAGGCCGGCAGCGGCGTGCCGCGCGCGGCGGCGTTCTGGGCCAGCACCCCCACGGCCAGCGGGAAGAGGGTGGCCGCGTTGGCCGGGAGCAGGGTGCCGGGGCCGCCCAGCGCGGTGGGGGTGAACGGCGAGCGCACCAGGTAGCCGCCGCCCGGCTGCAGGAAGGTGAAGCCCGCGTCGCCGGTGCCCTGGATGCGCAGGGAGTAGCCGAGCTGTCTGAGCAGCTCCGTCCGCGCGTCGCCGCCCGGCAGCGCCGAGCCCAGGTCGAGGAACTGGTTGAGCGAGCTGGGGGTGGTGAAGGCGCGGTTGTAGCTCACCCGCAGCGCGTGCCCCTCGCGCGGCTTGAAGACGAGCGCGGCGCGCGGGGAGAAGACGGGGTCGGGGAGCGCCGAGTGCGTGTCGATCCTCCCGGCCAGCACCAGGTCGAGCCGCGGCGAGAGGGCGGTCTCGGACTGGAGGTAGGCGCCGAACTCGCGCGTCTCGTCGTCGTCCTCGTACAGGCCGTTGATGGTGCCCTCGGTGACGGGGACGGTCCACGTGTAGTCGGCGCCGTAGGTGAACTTCTGCCGCCCGCCGAGGAGGTCGAGCCCGTGCTGGATCTGCCCCACGGCCACCCGCGAGCGGTCGACGATGGGGGCGCCGTTGCGCAGCAGGTAGGTGTCGCCGGCGTCGCTGCGGTTCAGGTAGACCTGGGCGAAGAGGCGGTTCCACGCGGCGCGCGCCTGCACGTAGCTGTAGCGCCAGTCCTTGACCTGCGAGGCGCCCAGGCCGGTGAGCTCGATCCCGTTGACCGAGGTGGTGAGGCCCGCCTGGAAGACGGCGGTGAGGTCGGGGGTGATGCGCCAGTCGGCGCGCGCCTCGCCGCCCCAGCGCACGATGTCGTTGTCGCGCAGGCCGATGCGCTCGATGCGGGCCTGCGCCGCCGCGCTGTCGATCCCCACCGCGCGCGCCAGGTCGGCCCGGAAGAGGCGGGCGGCGGCGATCTCCTGCGCGCTGCACGAGGTGGCGCCGCTCAAGGCGCAGCGGAACCGGTTGCGCTCGGCCACCTCGGCGGGGTCGGTGTACTCCCACTCCTCGGCGCGCAGGTACTGGCCCGAGAGCTTGAAGCCGAAGTTGTCGCCCAGCCGGTGCGCGGTGCGGAACGCGCCCTGCACGGCGCTGCGCGAGCCCCCGCCCACGGCGAGCGTGGTCCCCTGCTCGTCGAGCGGGCTCTTGGTGAGGATGTGCAGGATGCCGTTGGCGGTGTTGGGGCCGTAGAGCGCGGCGCCCGGCCCCAGCACCACCTCCATGCGCTGGATGTCCTCGTTGTTGGCGGGGACGAAGTGCAGGAAGTTCACCCTGAGCGACGGCACCCCGGCGATGCGGTAGTCGGTGAGCGCGTGCAGCGAGCCCGAGAAGATGTTGTTGAAGCCGCGCGCCACCACGTTGGTGGACTGCACGCCGGTGGGGGCGACGTCGACGCCGGCGATGGAGCGCAGGTGCTCGACCGGGGTGGTGGCGGGGCGGGCCTCGATCTCGCGCTCGCCCACCACCTCCACGCGCGCGGGGGCCTCGAGCGCCTTCTCGGGGCGCTTCGACGCCGAGATCACCAGCGGGTCGAGCTCCACGCTCCCCGAGGAGATCTGCACGTTGATGGTGGCCTCGCCCCCGGCGCTCACCTGGCGGCCCTCCAGCCGGCGCGTCTCGAAGGCGGCCCCCGAGATCACCACGGTGTAGGTGCCGGGCGCGAGCCCCGTGATGCGGTAGCGGCCGTCGGTGTCGGTGGTGGCGCTCCCGGCCACGGTGCCCGACGGGGTGAGCGCCTCCACGCGGGCGCCGGGGATCGGGGAGCCGCTCGCCACGTCGCGCACGGAGCCGGAGATGGTGCCGGTCTGCTGCGCGAGGGCGGGGACGGCGGCGGCCAGGGCCAGCAGGAGGAGGAACAGCACTCTGCGGACGGATGTGGACGGCATTGCGGTCCTCGGGCGGTGGGTGTGGGCCGGACCTTCCGGCCTTGCGCGGCGGCGGCCGCGGGGGGCTCCCGCGCGGCCGCCGGAGATGGCGGACGTGGCACGGCGGGCCGGCGCGGGGCCGGCGCGGGGCGGGTGCCGTGGGATGCGGCGCCGTGAGCGGGAGTCGGCGTGCCCCACGATAAGGCCGCAAGAGGCGCAGTGGCAAGATTTTCGTGACGACGGGCATCCCGCTCCGGCGGGCGGGCTCCGCCACGATATCGGCAGGAAGTCTTGCGAATTCCGTCTGCGTATCCCGGGCAGAGCTCCGATCCGGACCCCGAGCGCCGTACCGAATGTCTCCCACGGAGGAAGCAGAGGAGACGGAGAACACCAGGTCCTCGGGTGCCTCCGCTGACTCCGTTGACTCCGTGTGAGGCTGTCGCTGGAGGTTCGGAATCCAGCACGCTACCTCGGTAACAGGACGAGACGCGAAGCCCCGCCGCCGGAGCTCGGCGGCGGGGCCTCGGCGGACGGGAGACGCGTCAGGCGAGCGAGACCTGGACCTCGGCGGGGGCCGGGGCGGTCTCCAGCACGGGGGTGACGCCGGGGACCACGATGCGGCCCTCGCGCTCGGCGCGCATCAGGTCGATCTCCTCCGGGGCCCACGCCTTGAGCGAGCCGCACTCGCCGCGGATCTCGGGCCAGGGCGAGTGCTCGCATTCCGTGCGGCGCTCGCGCGCGGCGAAGGCGGCGCCCCGGGCCTCGTCCCACCGCCCCTCGTCGACGTAGGCCACGATGAGCGCCTCGTACGCCAGCGGGTGCGGGTACTGCCGCAGGAGCTCCTGCAGGCGGGGGATGGCCTCGCGGCGGCCGGCGCGGCTGGCCAGGTCCAGCCGCATCAGCTCGGCGGTGACGGCCTCGCGGCGGCGCAGCAGGCCGGCGAGGTCGGCGGGGTACGTCTCGGCGGTGAACTCGCCGAGCGCGTGCGGCGCCTCGTCTTTATCGCCGAGCGCCGAGTACAGGAACGAAGCGCCGCCCGGAAGCTCGTCGCCGTCGGCGCGCTCGCGGATCTGCTGCCGCATCCACTGCCGGAGTCCCATCGTGCCCTCGTCGTCTCAACCAGGGAAGAACGCCGTCCCGTGCTCCCGGCACCGGCTCGCAAAGACTGCGCCGTGGGTGTAACCCGCTGCGGGCGTGTAGCCTGCGATATTCACAACTGGTCGTCGTGCCGTGAGGAAGCAGGGCCTGCGGAAAAGAGGCGCCGTCGCGTGATGAGTGGGCGGCCCATGCGACTATTGACATCTAATGGACCGTCAACCTATCGTGGCCCGGGTCCCGACAGGTGCTATCCGCCGGCGAGCAGCTGCGAACTCATCGGTTCTGGAGACCCAAAGGATGATCAGGTTCCACTTCAATTTATTGTGGCCTTTCCAGCAGGCTGAACAATGCGGTAACAGGCTTCGGCAGGTTCGAGCGGCGTGTGCCGCCCCCCAACACACTCGGCGCTTCCCGCGAAAAACCCCCCGCCGCGTCATCCTATAAGGGTGTCGTAAGTACGTGCCCCGCCCCACTTCATTCATCTCAATCAAGAGGAAACGGCCATGATGGACTCGATTCTCTTCTGGAATGCGGTGGCGCTCGAAGCCAATCGCGTCAGCCACAGCGATCCCGACAAGCGAGAGCAGAACGGCCCGACGCTCTCGTCGAGAGCGCTGGCGATCGTGCACCTGGCGATGTACGACGCGTACGCCGGGATCGTGGGAGGCGCGGGCTTTCCGCGTTATCTGAACCCGGCGCCCCCTCCGCCCGTCCCCCCGCCCCCGCTGTCGGCGCGCGATGCCGTGGCGGGTGCGGCGCATTCCACGCTGTCCGCGCTGTTCAGGACCCAGAGGGAGTTCTTCGACGCGCAGCTCAACTGCTTCGACACCACCAGCCCGAGCTTCAATTTCGGAAGAACGGTGGGCAACGCTCTCCTGAACGCGCGCGCCAACGACATGGACGCGCGGGACTGCGGCTACAGGACCTCGACCAACCGCGGCCGGCACCGCGTGGACCCCGATAACCCGGGGCAGGGCTTCTACTCGCCGTACTACGGGGCGCAGACGCGGGGATTCGCCATCACCACCCGGCACGGCCTGAGCAGCCCGCCCTTCGGCAACGGCACCAGTCCCAAGTACCTGCAGGCGCTCAGGGACGTGCGGGCGCGGGGGATCCGGCCCGACCTGACGGGCACGCTCCCCGACGGCCTCTTCGACCGGCGGCGCACTCCGCGGGAAACGCTGATCGGCATCTTCTGGGGGTACGACGGCGCGAACCGGCTGGGCACGCCGCCGCGGTTCTACAACCAGATCGTTCGCCGGGTGGCGGTCCAGCAGGGGAACAACGAGGGGCAGAACGCCCGGCTCTTCGCGTTCGTGAACGCGGCGATGGGCGACGCGGGGGTCCTGGCGTGGCAGCACAAGTACTGCTTCGACTTCTGGCGCCCGGTAGTCGGCATCCGCGAGCACGACGAGAAGCTCGGGCCGGCCGCGCCGTACGCCGTGGCCGTCAACTTCAACGACGGCGACCCGGGGTGGCTGCCGCTGGGTGCCCCGAGCACCAACTCGCCGGGGATGAAGAACTTCACGCCGAACTTCCCCGCGTACCCGTCGGGGCACGCGACGTTCGGAGCCGCCGCCCTCCACATCACCCGGATGTTCTACGGCATCGCCCCCAACGACAAGAACCCCGACGGCCTGTTCCCCGGCTTCCTGGTCTCCGACGAGTTCAACGGCGGCAGCCGCGACAACGACGGCACCGTGCGTCCGCGGCACACGCGCACGTTCCCCGGCGGTCTGTGGGAGATGATCATCGAGAACGCCTCCAGCCGGGTGCTGCTCGGGGTGCACTGGATCTTCGACGCCTTCGACTTCACCGAGGACGACCAGGGCAACCTGATTCCCAGCCTGGCCAACGAGAACATCGGCGGCGTGGGCCTGGGCCTGCGGATCGCCCGGGACATCTTCGCGGCCGGCGGCGGCCTGGCGCCCAAGATGACCCCGCCCGCCGCCGCCGTTCCGCCGATCCCGACCCCCGCGCCGGATTCGCCGATGCCCGTTCGCCCGAGACAGCCGGCGTCGGCGGCGGGCTGTGTCGGCGCAGCGCCGGCGGCTGCCGTAGCAGCAGCGCGTGCCGCAGGAGAGGGACGTGTGGTCCAGGACGAATTCCCGCCTGACGCTTCGGAGCAGGCCCAGGCTCAACCGGAAGAGCAGGCGGTTCAGGACGTGTACCCGTCCGGGATCTCGCAGAAGTGACGCCCGGGTAGACACACCGCCGGCTTCGAGGGCCGAACCTCGAAGCCGGCGGCGACCTCGGAAGATCCGGGCCCCGATGGCCGCACGATTTCCCCCAGGCCGAGGCGGGAGCGTGGGACGAAATCACCTTCGCACTCACGCACTTCCCCTACTCCATGTCCACCTGCCGCACGTCCCGCACCTCGGGGAGGGCGCCCAGGCGCTCCATCACCTCCTGGGGGACGGCGCCGTCGACGGTGATGGCGGCCAGGGCCTCGCCGCCGATCTGCAGGCGCGCCTGGTGGTACTCGGCGATGTTGACGCCGGCCTCGCCCAGCAGGGTGCCCACCCGGCCGATCACGCCGGGGACGTCGCGGTTGCGCAGCACCACCATGGTCCCGCGCGGGGCCACGTCCACCCGGAAGGCGCCGATGCGGACGATGCGGCCGTGCGTCTCGCCCAGGAGCGCGCCCACCACGCGGATGCTGCGGTCGCCCCCCTCCAGCCTGAGCTCCACCTCCTCGCCCAGCTCGCCGCGGCCGTCCACGTGGGTGGAGGCCGTCTCGATGCCGCGCTCGCTGGCCACGTGGTGCACGTTCACCAGGTTCACGGCGCGGCGGTCCACCACGTCGCGCAGGGCGCCCATCAGCGCGGCCAGGAGCAGCGGGCGGGGCGCGGCGTCGCGGGGGCCGGCGTAGCGCATCTCCACCTCGCTGAGGCCCCCGGGGATCATCGCCCTCCCCAGCCGCCCCAGCCGGTCGGCCAGCTCCAGCAGCGGGCGCAGGTCGGCCCAGGCGAAGGTTCCCACCCCCGCGGCGTTGATCGCGGCCGAGAGGTCGCCGGTCAGCAGCGCGTCGCGCACGGCGGCGCACGCCTCCACGGCCACGCTGCGCTGCGCGTCGCTGGTGGAGGCGCCCAGGTGCGGGGTGAGCACCACGTTCGGCAGCGAGCGCAGGGGGTGGTCGGCGGCCAGCGGCTCGGCGGCGTACACGTCGAGCGCGGCGCCGGCCAGCCGCCCGCCCTTCAGCGCCTCCAGCAGCGCGTCCTCGTCCACGATCCCGCCGCGCGCCAGGTTCAGCACGAACGCCTTGCGGTCGAGCCGCGCCAGCTCGGCGGCGCCGATCATCCCCTTGGTCTCGGCGGTGAGCGGGGTGTGCACGGTGAGGAAGTCGGCGCGCGCCAGGAGGTCGGCCAGCCGCTCGGCGCGCTCCACCCCCAGCTCCTCGAAGCGCGGGGCGGCCACGTAGGGGTCGTAGGCCGCCACCGCCATCCCGAAGGCGCGGGCGCGGCGCGCCACCTCGCTCCCGATGCGGCCCAGCCCCACGACGGCCATCGTCCGCCCGCGCAGCTCGATCCCGCCCAGCTTGGAGCGGTCCCAGCGCCCCTCGCGCATGGAGTGGTCGGCCAGGTGGACGTGGCGCGCCAGCGAGAGGGCCACGCCGAAGACGAGCTCGGCCACGGAGACGGTGTTGCCGCCGGGGGCGTTGATGACGGCGATGCCGAGCCGGGTGGCGGTGGGGAGGTCGATG includes:
- a CDS encoding TonB-dependent receptor produces the protein MPSTSVRRVLFLLLLALAAAVPALAQQTGTISGSVRDVASGSPIPGARVEALTPSGTVAGSATTDTDGRYRITGLAPGTYTVVISGAAFETRRLEGRQVSAGGEATINVQISSGSVELDPLVISASKRPEKALEAPARVEVVGEREIEARPATTPVEHLRSIAGVDVAPTGVQSTNVVARGFNNIFSGSLHALTDYRIAGVPSLRVNFLHFVPANNEDIQRMEVVLGPGAALYGPNTANGILHILTKSPLDEQGTTLAVGGGSRSAVQGAFRTAHRLGDNFGFKLSGQYLRAEEWEYTDPAEVAERNRFRCALSGATSCSAQEIAAARLFRADLARAVGIDSAAAQARIERIGLRDNDIVRWGGEARADWRITPDLTAVFQAGLTTSVNGIELTGLGASQVKDWRYSYVQARAAWNRLFAQVYLNRSDAGDTYLLRNGAPIVDRSRVAVGQIQHGLDLLGGRQKFTYGADYTWTVPVTEGTINGLYEDDDETREFGAYLQSETALSPRLDLVLAGRIDTHSALPDPVFSPRAALVFKPREGHALRVSYNRAFTTPSSLNQFLDLGSALPGGDARTELLRQLGYSLRIQGTGDAGFTFLQPGGGYLVRSPFTPTALGGPGTLLPANAATLFPLAVGVLAQNAAARGTPLPASLVAYLSALRPTAAQVGLNFLNVANGDAGPLSSLALDELPPIRESISNTLEAGYKGILANRILLAADVWWSRKEDLVTPLTIQTPLVLLDGPQLGAFLVPRFMADLGMSQAQAAALAAQLIGNPTAPGLATIPVGVISSPDVNANGGQLLVTYVNVDEALDLWGWDVSARVLIRKEWSLNASASWASEDHWQTQSAGLVTLNAPTRKATLALNYDDSEDTGLSSELRVRYTNGFPVNSGVYVGTLCLNLPNPSPLAEDCVDDFTLLDLNLGYRLPFGRRNTSLQMSITNLLNEDYRPFPGVPNIGRMLLARVKYDF
- the serA gene encoding phosphoglycerate dehydrogenase, producing MTDGPRFRVLVTDEIDPEGLAVLRGQPEIEVVERPTRPLAEVLEEIAGYDAFIGRSATRVTRELLQKGERLRVIGRAGVGVDNIDLPTATRLGIAVINAPGGNTVSVAELVFGVALSLARHVHLADHSMREGRWDRSKLGGIELRGRTMAVVGLGRIGSEVARRARAFGMAVAAYDPYVAAPRFEELGVERAERLADLLARADFLTVHTPLTAETKGMIGAAELARLDRKAFVLNLARGGIVDEDALLEALKGGRLAGAALDVYAAEPLAADHPLRSLPNVVLTPHLGASTSDAQRSVAVEACAAVRDALLTGDLSAAINAAGVGTFAWADLRPLLELADRLGRLGRAMIPGGLSEVEMRYAGPRDAAPRPLLLAALMGALRDVVDRRAVNLVNVHHVASERGIETASTHVDGRGELGEEVELRLEGGDRSIRVVGALLGETHGRIVRIGAFRVDVAPRGTMVVLRNRDVPGVIGRVGTLLGEAGVNIAEYHQARLQIGGEALAAITVDGAVPQEVMERLGALPEVRDVRQVDME